In Marinobacter sp. es.048, the following proteins share a genomic window:
- a CDS encoding zinc-binding dehydrogenase yields the protein MIPNTMKAMVLTGHGDVDKLEYQDVAVPAPEAGRVLVQVTATAKNNTDRKAREGLYPTKKGEMTSFQMGGKPTLVFPRIQGADIAGRVVAVGDGVDESRIGERGLLDFNIYANDRRDINLTPDYFGHGADGGYAEYVALPADQFHHIPNAELADAELASMGMCSYQTAMHMLTSANIKAGERVLVTGASGGVGTALIQLCRIMGAIPYALSKQDKAAALLELGAEAVLDRSDMGTFVDRVKAETGGKPIDAVMDLVGGEMTDVFIDTMIFDMNARSTYPRLSIAGASGGNISEILWTRIYLYQVQIFGVSHGTREEAEQLMAWIRGSQLKPVLHGAFRLSDLHRAEEYFVNRGSNYLGKIVIVPDSQWEEHGQPWSLESA from the coding sequence ATGATCCCGAACACCATGAAAGCCATGGTTCTTACCGGTCACGGTGATGTCGATAAACTGGAGTACCAGGATGTGGCTGTTCCGGCCCCAGAAGCCGGACGGGTGCTTGTGCAGGTTACTGCAACTGCGAAGAACAACACCGACCGCAAAGCTCGGGAAGGGCTTTACCCCACCAAAAAAGGCGAAATGACATCCTTCCAGATGGGCGGTAAGCCTACGCTGGTGTTTCCCAGGATTCAGGGTGCGGATATCGCCGGCCGTGTCGTGGCCGTGGGTGACGGTGTGGATGAGTCCCGCATCGGCGAACGGGGCCTGCTGGATTTCAATATCTACGCCAATGACCGGCGCGACATCAATCTCACACCCGATTACTTCGGCCATGGTGCCGATGGCGGTTATGCCGAATACGTGGCGCTGCCGGCCGACCAGTTCCATCACATACCCAACGCCGAGCTGGCGGATGCCGAACTGGCGTCCATGGGGATGTGTTCCTACCAGACCGCCATGCACATGCTTACCTCTGCCAACATCAAGGCTGGCGAGCGGGTGCTGGTTACCGGTGCCAGCGGCGGCGTTGGCACCGCCCTGATCCAGCTATGTCGGATCATGGGTGCCATTCCCTATGCCCTGAGCAAACAGGATAAGGCGGCGGCTCTGCTGGAGCTGGGCGCCGAGGCTGTGCTGGATCGCTCCGATATGGGCACCTTTGTTGATCGCGTGAAAGCGGAAACCGGTGGCAAACCCATCGATGCGGTGATGGACCTGGTGGGTGGTGAGATGACCGATGTGTTCATCGACACCATGATCTTCGATATGAACGCTCGCAGTACCTACCCGCGTCTCAGTATTGCTGGTGCCAGTGGCGGCAACATCAGCGAAATCCTGTGGACGCGGATCTACCTGTACCAGGTACAGATTTTCGGGGTATCCCATGGCACCCGGGAAGAGGCGGAACAACTGATGGCCTGGATCCGGGGAAGTCAGTTGAAACCGGTTCTGCACGGTGCCTTCAGGCTCTCTGATCTGCACCGTGCAGAAGAATACTTTGTGAACCGCGGTAGCAATTATCTCGGCAAGATCGTGATCGTTCCCGACTCGCAGTGGGAAGAACACGGCCAACCCTGGTCACTGGAGAGCGCTTGA
- a CDS encoding AI-2E family transporter, with amino-acid sequence MDDQSTNKEPADEKKRLLISSDLATPIYGLFGLGILYTLYVAHQIVLPIILALMTSLLLSPLVKKAYVKWRIPRMISSLVFVLLVLAGIVGITLAVATPALKWVEEVPQGISRLLVGESEISRQIARVTESAEQVEKSVEELSESEQQQPTAVVLQTDSWRNQLMTKARNGIAGLALALALTYFLLVSGDRLIKNFVRQLPIDQRKTVLRITHDSQHQIAQYLGVLGLSNLAVGTTTGLICWGVGLPDPAVWGLVAGLARFIPYLGNILSISMLTIVSAVSLDELWMMAIAPLGFLGLTTLVGLFIEPWIHGFRMAINPVIIFVSIFFWGWLWGPVGVLLAVPLMTVIQVVLKQIPKLRPVYKVIAR; translated from the coding sequence ATGGACGACCAATCCACAAATAAGGAACCAGCGGACGAGAAAAAGCGTCTGTTGATTTCATCGGATCTTGCCACGCCGATATATGGTTTGTTCGGTCTGGGCATCCTGTACACCCTGTACGTGGCTCACCAGATTGTCCTGCCCATCATTCTCGCGCTAATGACAAGCCTGCTGCTCTCACCACTGGTGAAGAAGGCATACGTTAAGTGGCGGATTCCCCGGATGATCAGCTCGCTGGTTTTCGTGCTCCTGGTGCTGGCTGGAATCGTCGGCATCACACTGGCCGTTGCGACGCCCGCCCTGAAGTGGGTTGAGGAAGTGCCCCAGGGGATATCTAGGTTGCTGGTGGGCGAGAGCGAAATCAGTCGACAGATCGCCAGAGTCACGGAGTCCGCGGAGCAGGTTGAAAAGTCCGTTGAGGAACTCTCGGAGTCAGAACAGCAACAGCCAACGGCGGTTGTTCTGCAAACGGACTCCTGGCGCAACCAATTGATGACCAAGGCCCGGAACGGCATCGCTGGCCTCGCGCTGGCACTGGCGTTGACCTATTTCCTGTTGGTCAGCGGTGATCGCCTGATCAAGAATTTTGTGCGTCAGCTCCCCATTGATCAGCGAAAAACGGTGTTGCGGATTACCCATGATTCCCAGCATCAGATCGCCCAGTACCTTGGCGTTCTCGGTCTGAGCAATCTCGCCGTCGGTACCACTACGGGGTTGATATGCTGGGGTGTCGGTTTGCCCGATCCGGCGGTCTGGGGCTTGGTGGCAGGTCTTGCCCGCTTTATTCCTTATCTGGGCAACATCCTCTCGATATCCATGCTCACCATAGTGTCGGCAGTCAGCCTGGACGAACTCTGGATGATGGCCATTGCCCCTCTGGGGTTCCTTGGTTTAACCACGCTCGTGGGGTTATTTATCGAACCCTGGATTCACGGCTTTCGGATGGCGATCAACCCAGTGATCATCTTTGTCTCGATCTTCTTTTGGGGCTGGCTCTGGGGGCCGGTAGGCGTGCTTCTGGCAGTGCCCCTGATGACTGTCATCCAGGTGGTACTAAAGCAGATTCCCAAGCTGCGTCCGGTCTATAAAGTGATTGCCAGGTAG
- the mmsB gene encoding 3-hydroxyisobutyrate dehydrogenase: MAKITFIGLGNMGGPMASNLVKAGHEVTVFDLSKDAVAALVSEGAKTADTAHEAASGAECVITMLPAGQHVEAVYLGDDGLLAKLPAGTLVIDSSTIAPETARGVAELARAKDIPFLDAPVSGGVGGAKAGTLTFICGGSEEAFNKAKPILDAIGKNIFHAGDHGSGQVAKICNNMLLAILMSGTSEALALGVKNGLDPAVLSEIMKQSSGGNWALNVYNPWPGVMEGVPASRNYEGGFLVNLMTKDLGLAFDNAVKNQASIPMGSLARNLFQLHAGQGNGSLDFSSIQRLYKPE; the protein is encoded by the coding sequence ATGGCAAAAATCACCTTCATTGGCCTCGGTAACATGGGCGGCCCCATGGCCAGTAACCTGGTAAAAGCGGGCCACGAGGTCACCGTATTCGACCTGTCCAAGGACGCTGTCGCGGCTCTGGTGTCCGAAGGCGCAAAAACCGCAGACACTGCCCACGAAGCAGCCAGTGGTGCTGAATGTGTCATCACCATGCTGCCCGCCGGGCAGCACGTGGAAGCGGTCTATCTGGGTGACGATGGTCTGCTGGCGAAACTGCCGGCTGGTACCCTCGTTATCGACTCCTCCACCATCGCACCGGAAACAGCGCGGGGCGTTGCCGAATTGGCGAGAGCGAAGGACATTCCGTTCCTCGATGCGCCAGTTTCAGGCGGTGTGGGCGGTGCCAAGGCCGGGACGCTGACGTTCATTTGCGGCGGCTCCGAAGAGGCTTTCAACAAAGCCAAGCCGATTCTCGACGCCATTGGCAAGAACATCTTCCACGCCGGTGACCATGGCTCCGGCCAGGTGGCCAAGATCTGCAACAACATGCTGTTGGCCATCCTTATGTCCGGTACCAGCGAAGCGCTGGCATTGGGCGTAAAGAATGGTCTCGATCCAGCGGTGCTCTCGGAAATCATGAAGCAGAGTTCCGGTGGCAACTGGGCGTTGAACGTCTACAACCCTTGGCCGGGCGTGATGGAAGGCGTCCCAGCGTCGAGAAATTACGAGGGCGGTTTCCTTGTGAACCTGATGACCAAGGATCTGGGGCTGGCATTCGACAACGCAGTGAAAAACCAGGCCTCCATTCCCATGGGCTCTCTGGCCCGAAACCTGTTCCAGCTTCACGCGGGGCAGGGCAATGGCAGCCTGGATTTCTCCAGCATCCAGCGGCTTTACAAGCCCGAGTAG
- a CDS encoding enoyl-CoA hydratase/isomerase family protein, producing the protein MSDQPIIFEEWKTGDGALIAVARLNTPKALNSLSLEMIRLLTPQLKRWAEDPAIQAVWLESEGDKAFCAGGDIVALYRSMTEPQGASEGEAFFTEEYELDYLIHTFPKPLICWGHGIVMGGGMGIMQGASHRVVTEASKLAMPEITIGLYPDVAAGWFLNRTPGRTGLFLGLTGARLNGADAIFTDLADRFIRHDLKADVVAELCKRNWQGEEPHAVVGSVLRQYERESADAMPESPVRTHFDEINRVTDADSLEATVNQLKELSGGDGWVAKATRSLAAASPTSLALVWRHLHGCKHDSLKEVLDKELVLSTKCLTKGEFAEGIRALLIDKDQQPRWRYATLAEMDSIWIDDFFE; encoded by the coding sequence ATGAGTGATCAACCCATTATCTTTGAAGAATGGAAGACGGGCGATGGCGCGCTGATCGCCGTGGCCCGGCTGAATACGCCAAAGGCGCTGAACTCGCTGTCTCTGGAGATGATCCGGTTGCTGACTCCGCAACTGAAGCGTTGGGCGGAGGACCCCGCAATCCAGGCCGTCTGGCTGGAATCCGAGGGCGACAAGGCGTTCTGTGCCGGGGGCGACATCGTTGCCCTGTATCGCAGCATGACCGAGCCCCAGGGTGCCAGTGAGGGCGAGGCATTCTTCACCGAAGAGTATGAGCTGGATTACCTGATCCATACCTTCCCGAAACCGCTCATTTGCTGGGGCCACGGCATCGTAATGGGTGGCGGCATGGGCATCATGCAGGGGGCTTCTCACCGGGTGGTGACTGAAGCCTCAAAACTTGCCATGCCCGAAATAACTATCGGTCTTTACCCCGATGTGGCTGCCGGCTGGTTTCTCAACCGGACCCCGGGTCGTACAGGTTTATTTCTGGGCCTGACCGGTGCCCGCCTCAACGGTGCCGATGCCATCTTCACTGACCTGGCGGACCGCTTCATCCGGCACGATCTGAAAGCCGATGTCGTTGCCGAGCTGTGTAAGCGCAACTGGCAGGGCGAGGAACCCCACGCGGTGGTCGGCAGTGTGCTTCGCCAATACGAGCGTGAAAGCGCCGATGCCATGCCGGAATCACCGGTTCGCACTCATTTCGATGAGATCAACCGGGTGACCGATGCCGACTCTCTGGAAGCGACTGTTAACCAGTTGAAAGAGCTGTCCGGTGGCGACGGATGGGTGGCGAAAGCGACCCGCTCCCTCGCCGCTGCGTCGCCCACCTCCCTGGCTCTGGTGTGGCGTCATCTGCACGGCTGCAAACACGATAGCCTGAAAGAGGTGCTCGACAAGGAGCTGGTGCTCTCCACGAAGTGCCTGACCAAAGGAGAATTCGCCGAGGGAATCCGTGCGCTCCTTATCGACAAGGACCAGCAGCCTCGCTGGCGGTATGCGACCCTTGCCGAAATGGATAGCATCTGGATTGATGATTTTTTTGAATGA
- a CDS encoding enoyl-CoA hydratase produces the protein MSDLIQLEKRGHIAVLTINNPPANTWTKDSLIALTNIVKELNEDRNIFALVMTGQGEKFYSAGADLKTFADGDKARANEMAQLFGEAFSTLGRFRGVSIAAVNGYAMGGGLECAMACDIRIAEEHAQMALPEAGVGLLPCAGGTQNLPWLVGEGWAKRMILCGERVKADTALRIGLVEEVVPTGQSLDKALELAEMACKQSPSSTARCKTLVMSARDGRSHDDAWRMERELFVELFSTEDQKEGVNAFLDKRKPEWKNR, from the coding sequence ATGAGCGATCTTATCCAGCTCGAAAAACGCGGACACATCGCGGTACTGACCATCAACAATCCGCCGGCCAATACCTGGACGAAGGATTCCCTGATTGCCCTGACGAACATCGTCAAGGAACTGAACGAAGACCGGAATATCTTTGCCCTGGTGATGACCGGCCAGGGTGAGAAGTTCTATTCCGCTGGCGCCGATCTGAAAACCTTCGCCGATGGCGACAAGGCTCGGGCCAATGAGATGGCGCAACTGTTCGGCGAGGCCTTCTCCACGCTGGGTCGCTTCCGTGGTGTATCCATCGCAGCGGTGAACGGCTATGCCATGGGTGGCGGCCTGGAATGTGCCATGGCCTGCGATATCCGCATCGCCGAAGAACATGCCCAGATGGCACTGCCAGAAGCTGGCGTGGGCCTGTTGCCCTGCGCCGGCGGCACCCAGAACCTGCCCTGGCTGGTAGGTGAGGGCTGGGCCAAGCGGATGATTCTGTGCGGTGAACGCGTAAAAGCCGATACAGCCTTGAGAATTGGTCTGGTGGAAGAAGTAGTCCCGACCGGGCAGAGCCTTGATAAAGCCCTGGAACTTGCCGAAATGGCTTGCAAGCAAAGCCCGTCGTCCACCGCCCGTTGCAAGACCCTGGTGATGAGCGCCCGCGATGGTCGCAGCCACGACGACGCCTGGCGGATGGAGCGGGAGCTGTTCGTTGAGCTGTTTTCCACTGAAGACCAGAAAGAAGGCGTGAACGCGTTTCTCGACAAGCGCAAACCGGAATGGAAAAACCGCTGA
- a CDS encoding acyl-CoA dehydrogenase family protein, whose amino-acid sequence MDFNLTEDQQAFREAAQAFAEKSMAPFAAKWDDEHIFPKDVLKEAGEMGFMGMYTPEALGGMGLSRLDTSVIVEELAAACPSTAAFITIHNMATWMVASFASDDLKQEIVPKLASGEWLASYCLTEPGAGSDAASLRTKAVRDGDSYVINGSKVFISGAGETDVLVLMARTGAPDSGYKGISTFVIPADADGVSYGKNEEKMGWHSQPTRMISLENVRIPASNRVGDEGDGFAIAMKGLDGGRLNIATCSLGGAQAALLRARNYMHEREQFGKPLAAFQALQFKLADMATNLVAARQMVRLGAFKLDNADPEATLHCAMAKRFATDACFEVVNEALQLHGGYGYIREYPLERYLRDLRVHQILEGTNEIMRLIVARRLLDDGVAEAIQ is encoded by the coding sequence ATGGATTTTAACCTTACAGAAGACCAGCAGGCGTTTCGCGAGGCAGCCCAGGCGTTTGCGGAAAAGTCCATGGCGCCGTTCGCGGCAAAATGGGACGACGAACATATCTTTCCGAAAGACGTGCTCAAAGAAGCCGGCGAGATGGGTTTCATGGGCATGTACACTCCCGAAGCCCTCGGTGGCATGGGCCTTTCCCGGCTGGACACCTCGGTTATTGTGGAAGAGCTTGCCGCTGCCTGCCCCTCAACGGCTGCGTTTATCACCATTCACAACATGGCCACCTGGATGGTTGCCAGCTTTGCATCAGACGACCTGAAGCAGGAGATCGTGCCGAAACTCGCCAGTGGCGAATGGCTCGCCTCTTACTGTCTGACTGAGCCGGGTGCCGGCTCAGACGCGGCCAGTCTTCGTACCAAGGCGGTACGGGATGGCGACAGCTATGTGATCAATGGCAGTAAAGTGTTCATTTCCGGCGCCGGCGAGACCGATGTGCTAGTGCTTATGGCCCGGACCGGAGCGCCGGATTCCGGTTACAAAGGCATATCCACCTTCGTGATTCCTGCGGATGCCGATGGCGTTTCCTACGGCAAGAACGAAGAGAAAATGGGCTGGCACAGTCAGCCAACCCGAATGATCAGCCTCGAGAATGTGCGCATTCCCGCCAGTAACCGTGTTGGTGACGAGGGCGACGGGTTTGCAATCGCCATGAAAGGTCTCGATGGCGGGCGCCTGAACATCGCCACCTGTTCCCTCGGTGGCGCCCAGGCGGCCCTGCTGCGGGCCCGTAACTACATGCACGAGCGCGAACAGTTTGGCAAGCCGCTGGCCGCTTTCCAGGCTTTGCAGTTCAAGCTGGCCGATATGGCCACCAACCTGGTTGCCGCACGGCAGATGGTTCGTTTGGGTGCCTTCAAGCTCGACAACGCCGACCCGGAAGCGACATTGCACTGTGCCATGGCCAAGCGTTTTGCTACTGACGCCTGTTTCGAGGTGGTTAACGAAGCACTGCAGCTTCATGGTGGCTATGGCTATATTCGCGAGTACCCGTTGGAGCGCTACTTGCGCGACCTGCGAGTACACCAGATTCTTGAAGGTACCAACGAAATCATGCGCCTGATTGTTGCCCGTCGTCTGCTCGACGATGGCGTGGCCGAAGCGATTCAATAA
- a CDS encoding CoA-acylating methylmalonate-semialdehyde dehydrogenase yields the protein MKNVPLYIAGEFIQSQTKDWIEVTNPATNEVIAKAPNTTHAEMEQAIKYAGEVFKTWKEVPVSERARVMLRYQALLKKHHDEIAEILSQETGKTFEDAKGDVWRGIEVVEHAGNVASLMMGETVENVAREVDTHSWIQPLGVCAGITPFNFPAMIPLWMFPMAIACGNTFILKPSEQDPLTPTRLAELFEEAGAPKGVLQVVHGGKEQVDVLLTDPAIKAVSFVGSVPVGRYIYETGTRNMKRVQSFAGAKNHMVILPDADKQQVINALVGASVGAAGQRCMAISVAVFVGEAQQWIPELKEAMAKVRPGAWNDSGASYGPIISAKAKDRIESLIATGEAQGANLLLDGRGCTVDGLPDGNWVGPTLFSGVTTEMDIYNEEIFGPVLSCVETDTLGDAIELVNKSPYGNGVSIFTSSGGAARRFQHEIDVGQVGVNIPIPVPLPFFSFTGWKGSFYGDQHAYGKQAVRFYTETKTVTSRWFSSEATSTEANFSIQLR from the coding sequence ATGAAAAATGTACCGCTGTATATTGCAGGTGAATTCATCCAGAGCCAGACCAAGGACTGGATTGAAGTTACCAACCCCGCCACCAACGAAGTGATCGCCAAGGCTCCGAACACGACTCATGCGGAAATGGAGCAGGCCATTAAGTATGCCGGTGAAGTATTCAAGACCTGGAAGGAAGTGCCGGTTTCCGAGCGCGCCCGGGTTATGCTCCGCTATCAGGCACTTCTGAAAAAACATCATGACGAGATTGCTGAAATCCTTTCGCAGGAAACTGGCAAAACGTTTGAAGACGCCAAAGGGGATGTCTGGCGCGGTATTGAAGTTGTGGAGCACGCTGGAAACGTCGCTTCTCTGATGATGGGCGAGACGGTTGAGAACGTTGCCCGTGAAGTGGATACCCACTCCTGGATCCAGCCTCTGGGTGTGTGCGCCGGTATTACGCCATTCAACTTCCCGGCCATGATCCCGCTGTGGATGTTCCCGATGGCGATTGCCTGCGGTAACACCTTTATCCTCAAGCCTTCCGAGCAGGATCCGCTTACCCCGACGCGCCTTGCCGAGCTGTTTGAAGAAGCCGGTGCGCCCAAGGGCGTTCTGCAGGTGGTTCACGGTGGCAAGGAGCAGGTTGACGTACTGCTGACTGATCCCGCCATCAAGGCCGTTTCTTTCGTAGGTTCTGTGCCTGTTGGCCGTTACATCTACGAGACCGGCACCCGCAACATGAAACGTGTACAGAGTTTTGCCGGTGCCAAGAACCACATGGTCATCCTGCCGGACGCTGACAAACAGCAAGTGATCAATGCCCTGGTTGGCGCCTCAGTTGGTGCTGCCGGCCAGCGCTGCATGGCAATTTCGGTCGCGGTCTTTGTGGGCGAAGCCCAGCAGTGGATTCCGGAGCTGAAAGAAGCCATGGCGAAAGTTCGTCCAGGCGCGTGGAACGATTCCGGTGCCAGCTATGGCCCGATCATCTCCGCGAAAGCGAAAGACCGTATCGAGTCTCTGATCGCGACCGGCGAAGCCCAGGGCGCCAATCTGCTTCTGGATGGTCGCGGCTGCACCGTAGACGGATTGCCCGATGGCAACTGGGTTGGCCCGACGCTGTTCTCCGGTGTTACCACCGAGATGGATATCTACAACGAGGAAATCTTCGGTCCGGTGCTGTCCTGCGTGGAAACCGACACCCTGGGTGATGCCATCGAACTGGTTAACAAGAGCCCGTACGGCAACGGCGTCTCCATCTTTACCAGCTCCGGTGGTGCCGCGCGTCGCTTCCAGCACGAAATCGATGTAGGCCAGGTTGGCGTGAACATTCCCATTCCTGTGCCCCTGCCGTTCTTCTCGTTCACCGGCTGGAAGGGTTCCTTCTACGGTGATCAGCATGCCTACGGCAAACAGGCGGTTCGCTTCTACACCGAAACCAAAACGGTTACCTCCCGCTGGTTCTCCAGTGAAGCGACCAGCACAGAAGCCAACTTCTCTATCCAGTTGCGTTAA
- a CDS encoding AraC family transcriptional regulator, translating to MTQTSQWPVPKDSIRYVVPEPIIRLLASHPLTRDLYPLAFGHYRRAVGHHMHREHHHDNLLIYCTEGRAFLNVDGEPYTVGAGDLLLLPAGANHRYTADPDNPWTIHWVHYTGPLAEDFRHYMGFDDPIRIRHLGRQPRLLVDFNGLLSVRQTGFRARGLIHAANRLRQLLAAVPINADETGHERQAELETIHNYMREHLDERISLEQLADLAGLSPAHFATRYREQTGTSPIQHFLHLKVERACQMLDTSSLSFADISRRLGYDDAYYFSRLFKKVMGQSPRDYRHTARH from the coding sequence ATGACCCAAACCTCACAGTGGCCGGTGCCCAAAGACAGCATTCGCTATGTGGTGCCTGAGCCAATCATTCGACTACTGGCGAGCCATCCACTCACCCGGGATCTGTACCCGCTGGCGTTCGGCCACTACCGGCGCGCCGTCGGCCATCACATGCATCGGGAGCACCATCACGACAATCTTTTGATCTACTGCACGGAAGGCCGGGCGTTCCTGAACGTCGACGGCGAGCCCTATACGGTGGGGGCTGGCGACCTGCTGCTTCTGCCGGCCGGCGCCAACCACCGTTATACCGCCGATCCGGATAACCCATGGACCATTCACTGGGTGCACTATACCGGTCCATTAGCGGAGGATTTTCGACATTATATGGGTTTCGACGACCCAATCCGCATCCGCCACCTGGGTCGGCAACCCCGGCTTCTGGTTGACTTCAATGGCCTGCTGTCGGTGCGACAGACCGGTTTCCGGGCCCGCGGCCTGATCCACGCGGCCAACCGGCTCCGACAACTGCTGGCCGCCGTTCCGATCAACGCCGACGAGACCGGCCATGAGCGGCAGGCAGAGCTGGAAACCATCCACAACTATATGCGGGAGCATCTGGATGAGCGTATCAGCCTGGAGCAACTTGCGGATCTTGCCGGCCTGTCCCCTGCCCACTTTGCAACCCGCTATCGGGAACAGACCGGCACCTCCCCGATCCAGCACTTCTTGCACCTGAAGGTGGAACGGGCCTGTCAGATGCTGGACACCAGCAGCCTGAGCTTTGCCGACATCAGCCGACGCCTGGGCTACGACGATGCCTACTATTTTTCCCGACTTTTCAAAAAGGTAATGGGGCAGTCACCCCGGGACTACCGGCATACCGCGAGACACTGA
- a CDS encoding SRPBCC family protein produces the protein MAMYTIEIDETFDVPRRRVFALFADHYRFGKLLGAPVKRIKDSDQADPNGIGSVRKIGIGPVGLEETVTNFEPDSLIEYTITSMSPIRNHLGRIRFEDTPEGHTRVNYTITFDDIVPFTGKVVSSALEQGIRRGIKRVPQLA, from the coding sequence ATGGCCATGTACACCATTGAAATCGATGAAACCTTTGACGTACCCCGACGACGGGTTTTTGCCCTGTTCGCCGACCATTACCGTTTTGGAAAACTGCTGGGTGCGCCGGTCAAACGTATCAAGGATAGCGATCAGGCTGATCCCAACGGCATTGGCTCCGTTCGAAAGATAGGCATCGGGCCGGTCGGCCTGGAAGAAACCGTGACCAATTTCGAGCCGGATTCATTGATCGAGTACACCATCACCAGCATGAGCCCGATCCGCAACCATCTTGGCCGAATCCGGTTCGAGGACACGCCGGAAGGCCACACCCGGGTGAACTACACCATTACCTTTGACGACATTGTGCCGTTCACCGGGAAGGTGGTCAGCAGCGCCCTTGAGCAAGGCATTCGCCGAGGGATCAAACGGGTACCCCAACTGGCCTGA
- a CDS encoding MBL fold metallo-hydrolase, translated as MAAEPIVLFDNGHHKCLMFDSLVTGEGVQSNQFLIVDGKHEALIDPGGDLTYTPLSVAASRYMNIRDMDYVFASHQDPDIIGAIDRWIVHTRAKIVTSKLWARFLPHLVSSYVTNQLSGSVYDRIVSIPDAGANVKFGESYLQCLPAHFMHSVGNLQFYDPVSKILFSGDLGASMGGEDDHLPVQDFDKHIPDMIGFHRRYIASQKVCRLWANIVRDMDVSMIVPQHGKRFEGPVMVDRFLNWVSDMECGIDLMTQDNYRRPIDYV; from the coding sequence ATGGCAGCCGAGCCCATTGTCCTGTTCGATAACGGACACCACAAATGCCTGATGTTCGATTCCCTGGTAACCGGAGAGGGCGTCCAGTCCAACCAGTTCCTCATTGTCGACGGTAAACATGAAGCACTGATCGACCCGGGCGGTGACCTCACCTACACCCCGCTCTCGGTAGCGGCATCACGCTACATGAACATCCGCGACATGGACTACGTGTTCGCATCTCACCAGGATCCGGACATTATCGGCGCCATCGACCGCTGGATCGTTCATACCCGCGCCAAAATCGTCACCTCAAAACTCTGGGCCCGGTTTCTTCCGCACCTGGTTTCCAGCTACGTGACCAACCAGCTTAGCGGCAGCGTGTACGACCGCATCGTGAGCATTCCGGATGCCGGCGCCAACGTGAAATTCGGGGAATCCTATCTGCAGTGCCTGCCAGCCCACTTCATGCATTCGGTGGGCAACCTGCAATTCTATGATCCGGTCTCGAAGATTCTGTTCTCAGGGGATCTTGGTGCTTCTATGGGTGGCGAGGACGACCACCTGCCGGTCCAGGATTTCGATAAACACATACCGGATATGATCGGCTTCCATCGGCGCTATATTGCCTCCCAGAAAGTCTGCCGACTCTGGGCGAACATCGTCCGCGATATGGATGTTTCGATGATCGTACCCCAGCATGGCAAACGCTTCGAGGGGCCGGTGATGGTTGATCGCTTCCTGAACTGGGTCAGCGACATGGAGTGCGGCATCGACCTGATGACCCAGGATAACTACCGGCGCCCGATCGATTACGTTTAA
- a CDS encoding tetratricopeptide repeat protein, translating to MQRQSATQITVRVLVLCLIFSCSFASAGSNENGDQDQVARDMIRVLNAYVVYKMGQYDSAFEQYLELAEEGSRQGMLNVANMYAQGQGVEQNQEKAFQWYLRAAESGDSISMVEVAMAYEEGRGTVPDKSEAIGWYRQAVAAGNSDARWRLGKRLYDEGSATEGLCLIRVAAVEGGQPSAQQFLSALEPGTGPENQLSRPQCPSSDD from the coding sequence ATGCAAAGACAAAGCGCAACGCAGATAACGGTTCGGGTGCTGGTTCTGTGCCTGATCTTTTCATGTTCGTTCGCGAGTGCCGGGAGTAACGAAAACGGCGATCAGGACCAGGTAGCACGGGACATGATCCGGGTTCTCAATGCCTATGTCGTCTACAAGATGGGGCAGTATGACTCCGCGTTCGAGCAGTATCTTGAGCTGGCAGAGGAAGGCAGTCGCCAGGGCATGCTGAATGTGGCCAACATGTATGCTCAGGGGCAGGGTGTGGAACAAAACCAGGAGAAAGCCTTCCAGTGGTACCTTCGGGCGGCCGAGAGCGGTGATTCCATCAGCATGGTCGAAGTGGCCATGGCCTATGAAGAGGGCAGAGGAACCGTCCCGGATAAAAGCGAGGCTATCGGCTGGTATCGTCAAGCTGTGGCAGCGGGAAACAGTGATGCCCGCTGGCGGCTGGGCAAGAGGCTTTATGACGAGGGTAGCGCGACTGAGGGCTTGTGCCTGATCCGTGTGGCGGCGGTGGAAGGCGGCCAGCCCTCGGCGCAGCAGTTTTTATCAGCGCTTGAGCCGGGCACCGGACCGGAAAATCAATTATCCCGGCCGCAGTGTCCGTCTTCAGACGATTAA